ATATGTTAAAGTATTGATATGAACATTTATtgaaactttcttttttttcttatatttaacaCTTAACACATATTGGTCATGACTTGGTTACATAGTGACAATGATGTTGGAACAAGGTACCTATTTTACATTTGTTAGAATGTACTATAACCGTGTCATGTAGTTCTacagtgccatgtggttcctgtTAGCCTAGaaatggaccactccatatctttcacatgaatgtcgtaaaaggtgactaaaggaatgaacttgagattcttagtagagtaggtgatgggcttgcaacctgtcactatttgaaccacaattccatcatcaagccctcatcattaagctaaattgtggcctttcactcttttctcggtattggctctgtttaccctgcaagggatgtgGACATAGTAAtatgttgtatgtatttattatgactCAAAGATAtggaaagaagaaaataaaagaaaatcatttgtatacatataataactattaatttattttagaaggaGAATACTAGTACCAGCAAAAATTTAATGGAGAGTCTTACTAAATGGAGTTCAGCATTTGAAGAAGTAGATCCACTGTTAAGGTTTGAGCAAATGAATATTGAAAATGTaagttactttattttaaaatggatCTCTCCTGGATTCAAATTTGGGTCCTGTCCTcatttcaaatgaaaattatttttttacaggataTAAATTCAAGTGAACAGTTAGAccatgttataaattattcaagtTCTTGGAATGTGCGGCGCTCAGGAATTCTGAACAAGTATACAACTGGGGAAAAATTAAGCATTGTTAGTAGTTTTCTACCAGGAGGAGAAAAAAGTATGTAactcattattatattattttatgttcaaaaATATGTCACAAACTTTTGACGGTATTGAActaatcatatattttttgttttttttttttattttacttttaagttaGTTCATTTTCAGCACTTATAAGACAGGTATCAAATCTCaatgaaaaagtaaaacatagGTTGGAGCAATTGGATGACTTTGATGAAAGCTCTGTGAGAAAAACAATGGGTTTGAGCCAACAGGAGTATGTATCCAAGATTAATATGCTCAAtgacgaaataaaaaaggtaaatatGATTTCATGCCACTAATAACTGCTTTGTATAAAGctaaaaattcttaaaattgaaatgatcATGTAGTAATTccatcaattttgtttttacaggCTTGGGATACAGAGCAAAGGGTAAAAGCATTTAAAATTGGTATTCAATGCTCAAAGCTTCTCGCAGATGTTAGTGTGATGCCATTCTATCcaagtaaatttgttttaataactgATATATTGGATACATTTGGAAATTTAGTTTTTGACAGATTGAAGGCAAAAAGTTTTgggtaataaaattgttatattatcATTTGTTTAATATGAAAGTTCTGTTATTCTGTTGTAATAACTCACAAACATTCTGTTGTAATAACTCACAAACATTTTAACACTTTTAGACCTAATGGAGGGAAAGTTGAAGACATAGATCCCGCTCTAATTCCAGAGTCGGCTAAAGAAACCTGTCAAAACTGGTTGTATAAAATGGCATCTATCAGAGAACTGCTTCCACGTCTATATATGGAAATGTCTCTTTTGAAATGCTATCTCTTTTTGTCTAAAGATGAAATAAAACCCGTAGTGGCCCGGTTAACAGCCATGATACGAGGAATAGGCAACCCTCTTGTTGCTACCTATTTGAGACTGTACCTTTGCCGTGTGGCGTCTAAATTGATGGAAAAAGATAGTGAACAATTCTTTTATAGCAATTTGAAAGAGTTTCTTGAGGAATACCAACAAGTAAGTatttgagaaataaaaaaaaaaaaaaattaacctatTTCGGATGGGGAGCCAGACACTGCAATTTTTAAACGTGCTACAATcccaatatttataattaatgattCTTTATCTGCATTTATGAAGCTTTTATGCAAGCGCTTGAGTTTATTGTACTTATGGCCTGAACTTTCACCAGAATTCATTGTGGCGAGTGTAAATGGAACTGTTGGCTCCCTTCGAAAACTTCCCATTTACTATTCTTAACCGGGCGGCGTGCATTCATCCTCAATATGATTAAACCATCTAAGAGTGCCTCTCTATTTCTGTTacgatatttaatttaattttatatttgcattttttagATTTTCCATCCAgcgataaagaaaaaatatgaatcacagttacttacaccagaaaaatatttaagtttgtaTGTACCGGCGGTAGATTGGCTTTTGTTCGGCACTTTAAATTCCAATAGGTGTAAGCTTACACTCTTGGAAGATCTACTTCAGCAGTGTGAACAAATCGAGAACAGGTAAGTCCCAGGTatcttatatacctataaaattaTCGTGCCACAATGTTGGTTTCCGTACTCCGCCGAAACgacttgaccgattctcatgaaattttgtgagcatattgagtaggtatgagaatcggccaacatctatttttcgtagtgataagggttgtccacccttaacatttttaaaactagaaattacttgtatggcaaaacaaagtttgccgggacagctagtaatatataaaaatctttttatattatatacataatttctaGTTCGCTTTGAAATAATCACAAGAATCaattcattacatttttcCATTTTCAGCGAGTTACTTTTAAACTGTCTTATATCAGCTTTCGATTCTCAAAgtgtaaacaaaaaatcttcCGTCATTTTGGAAATGATTCAAAAGTCGTCAGATAAATTGGGTAAGTTGTAATCCAATAGGCTTAATAAcgtaaattgaaatataactttcattttcttgtttttaagattatatttcatgtttacttttagtttatttaaattagtttattatttttaattttgaaatgggCTCAGCTAGTTGTTTGCATTTGAATTGCATTGGcgtgttatttaatttttgacgCAAAAATAGATtagattgataaaaaaaacacagtaaTAATAACCATTACGGTTTAAGGACATTATTTCCATGACACTTCTGTATCGAAGTCTTACACATTGCAGTTCTGATTAATGACATGCTGGCATCTCTGGGAGAACACTTGTGCGCAGCGGACAACACGCGACACCTGTCTCCGGAGAACCTTACACAAACATGGTGGAAGATCGCATGCAACCTTAATTCGCCACTACACTTCCTTCAAGTTTTAGAGCCGTGGCTTCAGTTTGCTTGCACACATTTATCGGTAATTAAcgatattattatacttttaatttaatgtttgtaattattgaaattaaaaagtttaaaaaggtTTCGATTATTATAGAAATCGGATAGATGACTATATAAATGCTATTTTCTACTTAAAACTACCTATAGCAATGATATGTCGTCCCCTTGCATGGCTGTTTTCTGTGCAGCAGATATACAGctgacaaataaataacagaaatGAGATAccatatgaaaatattatgtgtCATAACATAACCATCAGTAGCaattttacaattatcaatTTGGTATTTACCGCTTTTGTAGTCTTATATTATACCGAATTCTTTGATTTCGGTTTATTCCAAAGAAATcgtaataaatatgtagataaGTATAAAACTAAAAGATACCCGGTTTTTCTCATTGTTGACATTGTTCCTTGTTCAGACACAACATGTGAACATCATACTGCGCGGCACTATCCGGTATATGATAAAGTGCGGACGACCGGCTGACGAGTTCTCAGGACATTTCCAATTCGTTATCAAGAGAATGTTGAAATCTATTCCTGACGTTGAAGAACTTTTCCTAATGGTGAGTAGTGAGAAATCCAACtaaatataaatgcgaaaattggTGAGGATGTATGGATATACGATTGTTAATCTTTTACGCAAAGATAgatattgatgaaattggGAACACGAGTAGAATATAGCCTGGACTAACATAAAAAGCACTTTTTAACCCAAAATTAGGGAAGAAACCCCGGGGCGCAGCTAGTccgaattttaaattaaatctgtaAGACTTATTGTATGTGGTGACaaggtcgccttttactagtatgtttatgaatgtgaattggctctgtattttttatgatgcAATAGAAAATACAGAGCCAATAGAAAGAgtaattgtattgtatagtCAACAGTAAAATTCACTGCAAATTCACCATTATTAACGCGTCATAGAGTTCCACGTGGGGGTAACTTGTTGTGCTGTTGACTGTGCAGTTTTTTTCATAGAATTTAGTATAATTTAAGGCaatagaatttaattattatttccacCACAGGATGCCTTCATGCCTCTAGTGGAGTTAGTTCAGACATCGAATGCCCGCACACTGATGGCCAAGACAGTGTTGTCCAATTTTTTCACCAGATACAGTTCCACTCACGTCGAGGACCATATTGTCATATCTAGTTTGATGAGGCTATGCTGCATATTGCACGATTCGATCAAgttggtattttattttcttaattttatttgatttatttataattacaatttaaatatgtttttatgcgTCCTCTAAGTGACTAACAAGGAGGTTTTTAATATCTTCATCATCTTCAATTGTTTTGCTTACGAGCacatttacaaacatacatagttacatatatcacgtctttattcctcaCGGCGATGAAGACAGATCCAATAGTAACAAGGTGAAGGCCTGATTTAGTTACAGTTGTTGGTCGTTGTTGggcatttatttttgaataaaaatcagATATATCTTCTAATGTAACTTGTAAGCACACCTAACAAAATGCtacttaaaaatgtttttatttatttccatcctgtattaaaaattaattctaattaacaataaaaaaatagactcAACTCAACTTTCTGTGCCCAACctgattattatttgtttattagcGCGGTGACAGTGGAGGACGAAATGAAAGTGAATGCGGATCTGATCACCAAGTTTGTGCAAGCCGTGTCGTACCAGGATGATTTGGAACAGCAGTTGAATTTCTACGTGGAGTGTCGCGCCGCATTCATCAAACTCGATGCTGTGCTCGTCACACTAGTGCATGTAAAATAACTAtgttactaaaattattagtGATACAAACAGAGATCCGAGCAAAAATTACAATACCAAAAAACATCgagaaaaaattacaaaagtttGCTGGAGTTTTTTCTTGTTTAGCGTATGGAACCGTGTTTATAATACTTAGTTTGTAACTGAGTTTGCCTTTACACCGGATACCTGCAGATCGATAACAAAAAcgccaaaataatttttttacaaacaaaactacTCTACTATTAtactcttttaattttataaagattacAATGACAATTTGTGTTGTCAGGCTGTCAAATCCATACTATTTATGTTCCATCTTTGTCTCTCGTACATCATAGTTCTATCTTGCTGTAATTCTaatcaaataagtatatttcaaGAAGTTTAAAATGTATGATGTCAGTGCGTGAACGCGCTAGCGACGAACGTGGCGGGTTCGCGCTGGCTGCACCGCGCGTGCGCCGCGTACAGCTTCGTGACGGTGCCGTCGCTGCGCTGCGCGTGCGCCCGGCTGCAGCTCTACCTGCTCACCGGGCAGGTCGCGCTGCTCAACAACTGCATCGGACAGGGTAGGTGTACATCGTTTCTTTCACATATATTAATTAGATAGTtagctttattaaataataatataaatattgatgaaagctgagataaaagctttattcACTACCACATAACTTTTGTTGGTAACACATATAATTAACAGTAATAAGATGACTGTGCAatgtgtacctatgtatgtactacgAATAAAGATGAACAGGGAAAAGGTCCTGACTCAGCATTATGTCGCAGGTGTAGACACTGCGACGCTGATGATTCTGCCAGAACCATAGGTAAGCTCAGCGAAGCAACACGAAGAGGACATGAAAGTAAAAGTTTGGCGCGAGTGtcgtataaattaaaaactaaaacaaaaatcgggaaaaaaaaatctaaagtaATTCCCATACAAGTTTAAACATTGATGAAAAATTACATCTCGAAACAGAGAACTGTTCGAGATATAACGATAACGCACACATTATTTGGGCGACACCGAGACGtcaaaagcttttattttgtttgtatcatgagctatatttttttatatctaactagctttccgcccgcggcttcgcccacgtgtaattcggttatatatagcgttttttaatgatctcgacagggctttttcttccacaggctgaaatcttgttacaactggaattaaatatagcctgtgttactcagggatgatgtagctttctaatggtgaatgtttgaaatcgattcagtagtttcggagtttatcgattacatgtgtaaacaaacaaacaaacaaggatgggaaatcatcaaatgacctctcccgctctgggtggaacggaagggagtgtcagacttttactgactaaaacccacctcgttccttcagttgccctttgcgttccggggccacggtatctcgttagaactttcccgcagccccggctcagtttatcccgtttcccccccttgggggttgacatttcagaaatcccttcttagtgctcacttatgttactaaaggaacctctgttcaaaatctcagactcctataccgagcggtttcggctgtgcgttaataaatcagtcacccaatcgcaccccctaaatcacgattggagggtagtttgaaaaaacttataatgtcaaacatatttacttgcctatgtacgtgttcatgccaagtttcaagtttataaacccaaggaataagatttttcatagaaacgtttttaccccttttcccccccttgggggttgaatttccaaaaatcctttcttagtgctcccctacatatcccaaggaacctacattccaaatttcagctgtctacgaccagtagtttcgactgtgcgttgtctgtcagtcagtcactcagtaacggaagaattttatatatatggaaGATTTAATTATAGCATTAATGTATGATGACATAGTATAAAAGGTTCTCCCGTATTttgtaattcaactgatggaatagttattttcgaATATTATCATActttgaatatataaaaataactacggtatcgaaattaaaaaaggaaattcctttaatgtatttaatgaGATGTATTTTATCCTATTATTGactaatttaaatgtttgtacTGTGCACTTTGTCAAAAATCCCTATTCTGTGCAATAATTTTACGAAGCTTTCCCTGGCCTCAAGAGCGCCTGTTATTAGCTACTGATTAGCATCaaaatgtattatgtatgaataggtaacatattttctttaagtCTTACGAACATGGTCGTACATACAGTAATTTCACTTACCTTTTTTGCCTTTTGCCTAACGGGAGCAATATATTGGACTGCATACCGCAACGATGGCAAAATATTCCACAAGGCCTTTGTAGGTGAAGTCCTTGTGTGAACGGGGGTTGTAATTCATAGGTTTAAGTATAGGGCTGAAATCCTTCGAAACATTACCATCGTACATAATTTAATGGTTGCCCCCAATTCCTAATGGAATAAACGGAAACTTTGAACACATGATATCTTGCCAAATACCCACgtttaatctcaatttcaagttaaaaatatctgttttggTAAAACTAATATTTGCTGCGAATTATCAGGCTGCAGTTCTCTCTTCAACAGTTATTGCTGTCATGTGTAAGccaatttgtattattttacatacatacatataatcacgtctctatcccttgcggggtagacagagccaacagtcttgaaaagactgataggccacgttcagctgtttggctttatgatggaattgagattcaaatagtgacaggttgctagcccatcgcctaaaagaagaatcccaatttacatattttacattttggtTCAAGTGGAAATTATTAACTAAGATAATTTCCTTTCTTCCTAGCTGAGGCCAATTTCAAAGCTCTGATTGGATTAATTCCGGACATTCCTGATTACATTTTAGAAGATGGACAGAAAAAGCCGACAAACATTCGGGTGGCAGGCGTCATAAGCGATTTTTTATCAACGTTATTGATATTACCGGTAAGGATCACATTTGATAATAAGATTTGGCCTTGTGCGTTTATATAATTTGCCATCGCTGGTTTGGTTTGATTCGACCCCAAGCTAATAAGGAAGGCAGTAGATTTTTTATCTCTATAACTACCGTCCTCCAGGGCATATGCGACCTACATCTTTGTCGCATAGGCGTACACTGTTACAATTTaggcttaaataaaaaaaaaaatcctatagATATAGGACTTCCTAAAATTCGACAGTTCAAAAAGTCTACCAAGTACTACTATTAAGAATGTAATGAGCTGCGTCAGACAAGGGctcgtttatttatatttgcgtTTTAGCAACAGCCTATGCTGATCAACGGCCGAGACGAATTAAAATTTCACGCCATTCTTTTCGGTTACTACGCACTTCACAATGAATCAGAAACAAAACTTAATTAGGCTGTTAAATGTCGTGAAAATAACTTTGGTTTCGGTTTCTCCATTACAATATCTAATCTATTTGATAATTATTGTTGTTTTAGGATAATTTGGACAGTAACTGCAAGGCATATATTTTATGTGGCCTTATAAAAACTATGGAGAAGATACATTGGAAGAAAACGGAGCCGCTTTACTATACAACCCTTCTGCGTATACTTGATTTACTATGTGAAATGAGCAgagaaaattatgtttatcatATTGATTCCGGTAAGATTCATGGAAGTGTACTACATACTGTCACGGTTTTCCCACCACGGGTTGACAGACCCAATAAATTGACATTCAGATACAGACAGGTTGCCAATGTGCCAtcgtagctagcccatcgcctgatgGAAAATTACGTTTATATGCTGTGTtatcttatttataagtattttatttaacactaGCGACCCTGGCTTCGCACTTTcatcttgaatcactctatctatttaaaaaaaactgcatcaaaatcagttgcGTAGTCTTAAACACAGTCGTAGATAGATAGAGCCGATCACTACGTAGTATTACTATAACAACTAATATGTTTTCAGTAATCTCCAACGACATGCTATACGGATCTGATGAAGAATTCTTAGCAGCTGTCGATAAATACGCTACTAATATATGTCAGGAGTTGCTATTGGTGTTGAAAATGTTGGGTGATGCGAAGGAGACGAATAAGCAATACAATTTAGCGTTGGAGGTGTTCTGGCGAGTTGTAAGGCGAGGGGACCTGAGCCGGGCGCCTATGCTCAGCCTCGCCAACAATTTGTGGATGCTCTCACAAAAATTACAGGACTCAAATAATAAGTTGGCGGTGAGAtcatccatactaatattaacaaatgtatttgtttgtatgtccTTCACGTCAAGACCACTAAACAGAttctccatgaaattttgcatacgaAGAAGGACGTAGGAGGGGTACTTTACACGCGGGCGAAAGCaaattacctacattataattgacattatttcaaatttctaacatttttaaaaataattttatatgaatctatAACCATAATTAAGACACATGATTTGAAGTcgttaaaatattgaattttatgtttgaaattTGGCTTATTCTAAAAGGACGTAACGACGCAAATATGTCATTTGTATTGAACttatagctttatatatttgtcaACGCTttcaatctttaaaataaaagcgtagtaaaaagacTTATTGGCATTATTGACACTGACAGCAGGTGTTTTGTATACGAACAAGTtagtaattgttatttttttattttcactttttattatctgttTTAACATGTAGGTAGAAAACATGAATgcaaatatcaaaaatttacGACAGAGGTTGATTGATGTTTACgcttgcttatttattttccttggcAGTTTACAGATAAAAGAAATTCAGTTAATGAATTTGAAGCTAGCAGCAGAACTTTTCTTCGTCATAGAGATGACGTCACTGCTCTGAtaatggattttataattttctcaaaagtcgataaaaaatttttttttttgacgaatcggttatttttattttgggtcttgaaaaatattaaatgttgtcAATTGAATTGTGTGTCGTCTTCACTTGCACATTGGAagctttaaattatttcgtaGTAGCTGTTGCTTGCGTGTAAAAACCTTCTCACTAAGGTGAGGATATTACCAGAAAAATGTCAGGAGAAAGGAAGAGTTTTTGCTCGTTACTTCGTAGAagagttcaaacaaacaaaaaaactctccagatttacttataatattagtatagattaaaaagTAGTTAACTTGTGcttatgttattatatataattttatattcttattgataaaattcaccagtaaaatgttattttgtttcagaaaTCCATGTGGTCAACGCTAGAAAAAGACCCTTCGACGAAACTATTGCTACAGAATCTCACTCAAAACAAAAGTGCCAAAGCTTGaatataacttatatttaatattatttgtatgtgtaaAATTAAGACCAtgaatattaaacatttaatgaAAGTGCTATATTGGTTTTAATAGGTATTATGTTT
This is a stretch of genomic DNA from Amyelois transitella isolate CPQ chromosome 5, ilAmyTran1.1, whole genome shotgun sequence. It encodes these proteins:
- the LOC106131890 gene encoding VPS35 endosomal protein-sorting factor-like, which translates into the protein MPIYYEWTTLKKQQNSKRKYPSFEVSNHPLKSNVVFMKENTSTSKNLMESLTKWSSAFEEVDPLLRFEQMNIENDINSSEQLDHVINYSSSWNVRRSGILNKYTTGEKLSIVSSFLPGGEKTLIRQVSNLNEKVKHRLEQLDDFDESSVRKTMGLSQQEYVSKINMLNDEIKKAWDTEQRVKAFKIGIQCSKLLADVSVMPFYPSKFVLITDILDTFGNLVFDRLKAKSFGPNGGKVEDIDPALIPESAKETCQNWLYKMASIRELLPRLYMEMSLLKCYLFLSKDEIKPVVARLTAMIRGIGNPLVATYLRLYLCRVASKLMEKDSEQFFYSNLKEFLEEYQQIFHPAIKKKYESQLLTPEKYLSLYVPAVDWLLFGTLNSNRCKLTLLEDLLQQCEQIENSELLLNCLISAFDSQSVNKKSSVILEMIQKSSDKLVLINDMLASLGEHLCAADNTRHLSPENLTQTWWKIACNLNSPLHFLQVLEPWLQFACTHLSTQHVNIILRGTIRYMIKCGRPADEFSGHFQFVIKRMLKSIPDVEELFLMDAFMPLVELVQTSNARTLMAKTVLSNFFTRYSSTHVEDHIVISSLMRLCCILHDSINAVTVEDEMKVNADLITKFVQAVSYQDDLEQQLNFYVECRAAFIKLDAVLVTLVHCVNALATNVAGSRWLHRACAAYSFVTVPSLRCACARLQLYLLTGQVALLNNCIGQAEANFKALIGLIPDIPDYILEDGQKKPTNIRVAGVISDFLSTLLILPDNLDSNCKAYILCGLIKTMEKIHWKKTEPLYYTTLLRILDLLCEMSRENYVYHIDSVISNDMLYGSDEEFLAAVDKYATNICQELLLVLKMLGDAKETNKQYNLALEVFWRVVRRGDLSRAPMLSLANNLWMLSQKLQDSNNKLAKSMWSTLEKDPSTKLLLQNLTQNKSAKA